In Gossypium raimondii isolate GPD5lz chromosome 12, ASM2569854v1, whole genome shotgun sequence, a single window of DNA contains:
- the LOC128035524 gene encoding uncharacterized protein LOC128035524 → MDFIIGLPKSDGFASILVVVDRFLKYATFIPATKECPAGEAALLVFKHVVKYWGVPLSIISDRDGRFTGPNPAAYRFAKDWQEKNDLARACLHKASKRSKKWADQNRRDVQFEMGDSVLAKLHLILQYTGLHKGLVRRYEGSFKVVKRVGKVAYKLELPAKLKVHPVFHVSMLKPFHEDQEDLNRCKSERAPMGVKVSYDREVENINADRFQGKIDQFHKEDATRVSLEQVGENAMGYAWEHATMKNLCDPSYSREVIWPNQTGPVPREIKSPS, encoded by the exons atggattttattattggtttgccTAAGTCTGACGGGTTTGCGAGTATTCTTGTTGTGGTGGACAGGTTTTTAAAATATGCAACATTTATTCCGGCTACCAAGGAGTGCCCTGCTGGGGAAGCAGCTCTGTTGGTCTTTAAACATGTGGTGAAATATTGGGGAGTGCCACTGTCTATTATCAGTGATCGAGATGGGCGATTTACGG GACCAAATCCAGCAGCCTATCGATTCGCAAAAGATTGGCAAGAGAAGAATGACTTGGCTAGAGCTTGTTTACACAAGGCAAGTAAGCGTAGCAAGAAGTGGGCCGATCAGAACCGAAGGGATGTACAATTTGAAATGGGTGACTCAGTCCTTGCTAAACtacatttaattttacaatatacTGGTTTGCACAAGGGTCTTGTGCGAAGGTATGAAGGGTCGTTCAAAGTTGTGAAGAGAGTAGGTAAGGTGGCCTACAAGCTTGAGTTGCCAGCAAAACTTAAAGTCCACCCAGTCTTCCATGTAAGCATGCTTAAGCCATTTCATGAGGATCAAGAGGATCTGAATCGCTGCAAGTCCGAACGAGCACCGATGGGGGTAAAGGTGTCGTATGATCGTGAAGTCGAGAACATTAATGCAGATCGG TTCCAAGGGAAGATTGACCAGTTCCATAAGGAGGATGCGACGAGGGTGTCGCTAGAACAAGTGGGGGAGAATGCCATGGGTTACGCATGGGAGCACGCAACCATGAAAAACTTGTGCGATCCATCGTATTCgagggaggtcatttggcccaaccaAACTGGCCCGGTGCCTAGAGAGATTAAAAGCCCATCTTAA
- the LOC105764905 gene encoding plant intracellular Ras-group-related LRR protein 9 encodes MDPNLKSYPLLSYVLSRLPSISSRLQSSPSSDTPFDLEQPPPIDAASSSTAPPPIVDQMPHLSHPKVLASMTHAIYDVAQTRSVLQTLGPRPDHESVDMAHHKLAEIDSNLSKSLEELVLSPRPEGVDQAEWRANLADKEQQIRQQAEQEKSMCKSILQLDEMHEAYGKLVKQAEERLVKIYEKAGEVADDSEPVEETNPEVVGILEEAQGKGLERVDLCGRKLRYLPEAFGKISGLLSLNLSGNQFEVIPDSLAGLEKLEELNVSSNLLESLPDSIGLLQNLKILDVSGNKLNALPDSICYCRSLVELDLSFNSLAYLPTNLGNELGNLERLSIYLNKLRSLPNSICKMRSLRFLDAHFNELRGLPNEIGRLTNLEVLNVCSNFSDLTELPETLGELTNLKELDLSNNQIQALPDTFGRLDNLKKLNLEQNPLVIPPLEVVEQGVDAVKLFMAKRWADKLAEEERKSMIEVNEEEENGWLTRSTTWLKRSVSVVGETVSGYLGTAGPTDPILDEER; translated from the exons ATGGATCCAAACCTGAAAAGCTACCCGCTCCTCTCCTATGTTTTGTCCCGCCTTCCTTCCATCTCATCCAGGCTCCAGTCCTCACCCTCCTCTGATACCCCCTTCGACCTCGAACAACCACCGCCTATCGACGCCGCCTCTTCCTCCACTGCTCCGCCACCAATAGTCGACCAGATGCCCCACCTTTCCCATCCCAAAGTCCTCGCTTCCATGACCCATGCCATCTACGACGTCGCCCAAACCCGCTCTGTCCTCCAAACCCTCGGCCCCCGACCCGACCACGAGTCCGTCGACATGGCTCACCACAAGCTCGCCGAGATCGATTCCAACCTCTCCAAATCCCTGGAAGAACTCGTCCTCTCTCCTCGACCCGAGGGTGTGGATCAAGCCGAATGGCGTGCCAACTTGGCCGACAAAGAGCAACAGATTCGACAACAAGCTGAGCAGGAAAAATCTATGTGCAAGTCGATACTGCAATTGGACGAAATGCACGAGGCGTACGGGAAGCTCGTGAAGCAAGCCGAGGAGAGGTTGGTTAAGATTTATGAGAAGGCGGGAGAAGTGGCGGACGATTCGGAGCCAGTTGAGGAGACCAATCCGGAGGTTGTTGGGATACTGGAGGAAGCGCAAGGCAAAGGATTGGAAAGGGTTGATTTGTGTGGAAGGAAGCTCAGGTATTTGCCCGAAGCCTTTGGGAAGATTAGCGGCTTGCTTTCCCTTAATCTTTCCGGTAATCAGTTTGAG GTTATTCCTGACTCACTTGCTGGATTAGAAAAACTCGAGGAGCTAAATGTTTCCTCGAATCTTCTGGAATCTCTTCCAGACTCTATTGGATTGCTTCAGAACTTGAAAATCTTGGATGTCTCGGGAAATAAACTGAATGCCTTACCTGATTCCATTTGTTACTGCag GTCTTTGGTGGAGTTGGATTTGAGCTTTAACTCCCTGGCATACTTGCCAACTAATCTTGGGAATGAATTAGGAAATCTAGAAAGGCTTTCAATTTATTTGAACAAGCTCCGATCCCTACCAAATTCTATTTGTAAGATGAGGTCATTGCGTTTTCTGGATGCCCACTTCAATGAACTTCGTGGACTTCCGAATGAAATCGGGAGATTGACAAATCTCGAGGTCCTCAATGTGTGCAGCAATTTCTCTGATCTAACAGAACTTCCTGAGACGCTTGGTGAATTAACCAACCTTAAAGAGCTTGATCTCAGTAACAACCAAATCCAGGCTCTTCCTGATACATTTGGCAGGCTTGACAACCTGAAGAAACTGAATTTGGAACAAAATCCTCTTGTCATTCCTCCTCTGGAAGTAGTAGAGCAAGGGGTTGATGCAGTGAAGCTTTTCATGGCAAAGAGGTGGGCCGACAAGCTTGCggaggaagaaagaaagagcaTGATAGAAGTAAATGAAGAGGAAGAGAATGGGTGGTTGACACGCAGTACAACTTGGTTGAAGCGCTCTGTTTCAGTGGTTGGTGAGACTGTATCAGGGTACCTTGGAACTGCTGGTCCTACGGACCCTATTCTGGACGAGGAGCGATGA
- the LOC105764907 gene encoding uncharacterized protein LOC105764907 isoform X1 codes for MQHDEVIWQVIRHKHCSFMSKITTGIFCRNPYNVTGICNRSSCPLANSRYATIRDHDGVFYLYMKTIERAHKPNDLWERVKLPRNYEKALELIDKHLMYWPKLLVHKIKQRLTKMTQMRIRMRKLALKTREKIMTTPRKEKKREARREEKAEKAAVLDKAIEKELLARLENGIYDGIYNLPFNKFLQTLDTDDLQAEDENEEESEVEYVEDNFELEEEDDIEDLGMKDYHIGNDEEVDDDDDDDEVNAVEEQRVRRKSKSAHEKSEKDEFGKKLKKRPRIHVEVEHEGGERQKVTF; via the exons ATGCAGCACGACGAGGTGATATGGCAAGTCATCAGGCACAAGCACTGCAGTTTCATGTCCAA AATCACTACCggtattttctgtagaaacccTTATAACGTCACTGGGATCTGCAATCGTAGTTCCTGCCCTCTCGCTAACAGTCGCTACGCCACTATCCGTGACCACGATG GGGTCTTTTACTTATATATGAAGACTATAGAAAGAGCTCATAAACCCAATGATTTATGGGAAAGAGTAAAATTGCCCAGAAATTATGAGAAAGCACTTGAACTTATTGACAAGCATCTG ATGTATTGGCCTAAGCTCCTTGTGCACAAAATAAAGCAGCGTCTCACAAAAATGACCCAAATGCGTATCCGCATGAGGAAACTTGCCTTGAAAACAAG GGAGAAGATAATGACTACACccagaaaggagaagaaaagagaggCTAGAAGGGAGGAAAAGGCTGAAAAAGCTGCAGTTCTGGATAAG GCAATTGAGAAAGAGTTGCTTGCAAGGCTTGAAAATGGAATTTATGATGGCATATACAACCTCCCCTTCAATAAATTCCTCCAAACTCTTGACACAGATGATCTGCAGGCCGAGGATGAAAATGAAGAG GAATCTGAAGTTGAATATGTTGAGGATAACTTTGAGCTTGAAGAGGAAGATGATATAGAAGATTTGGGTATGAAGGATTATCATATCGGTAATG ATGAGgaagttgatgatgatgatgatgatgatgaagtaAATGCAGTTGAAGAACAGAGAGTCAGAAGAAAGTCCAAGTCTGCACATGAAAAGTCTGAGAAAGATGAATTTggtaaaaagttgaaaaagcgACCAAGAATCCATGTTGAG GTTGAACATGAGGGTGGTGAAAGGCAGAAGGTAACCTTCTGA
- the LOC105764907 gene encoding uncharacterized protein LOC105764907 isoform X2, with product MQHDEVIWQVIRHKHCSFMSKITTGIFCRNPYNVTGICNRSSCPLANSRYATIRDHDGVFYLYMKTIERAHKPNDLWERVKLPRNYEKALELIDKHLMYWPKLLVHKIKQRLTKMTQMRIRMRKLALKTREKIMTTPRKEKKREARREEKAEKAAVLDKAIEKELLARLENGIYDGIYNLPFNKFLQTLDTDDLQAEDENEEESEVEYVEDNFELEEEDDIEDLGMKDYHIDEEVDDDDDDDEVNAVEEQRVRRKSKSAHEKSEKDEFGKKLKKRPRIHVEVEHEGGERQKVTF from the exons ATGCAGCACGACGAGGTGATATGGCAAGTCATCAGGCACAAGCACTGCAGTTTCATGTCCAA AATCACTACCggtattttctgtagaaacccTTATAACGTCACTGGGATCTGCAATCGTAGTTCCTGCCCTCTCGCTAACAGTCGCTACGCCACTATCCGTGACCACGATG GGGTCTTTTACTTATATATGAAGACTATAGAAAGAGCTCATAAACCCAATGATTTATGGGAAAGAGTAAAATTGCCCAGAAATTATGAGAAAGCACTTGAACTTATTGACAAGCATCTG ATGTATTGGCCTAAGCTCCTTGTGCACAAAATAAAGCAGCGTCTCACAAAAATGACCCAAATGCGTATCCGCATGAGGAAACTTGCCTTGAAAACAAG GGAGAAGATAATGACTACACccagaaaggagaagaaaagagaggCTAGAAGGGAGGAAAAGGCTGAAAAAGCTGCAGTTCTGGATAAG GCAATTGAGAAAGAGTTGCTTGCAAGGCTTGAAAATGGAATTTATGATGGCATATACAACCTCCCCTTCAATAAATTCCTCCAAACTCTTGACACAGATGATCTGCAGGCCGAGGATGAAAATGAAGAG GAATCTGAAGTTGAATATGTTGAGGATAACTTTGAGCTTGAAGAGGAAGATGATATAGAAGATTTGGGTATGAAGGATTATCATATCG ATGAGgaagttgatgatgatgatgatgatgatgaagtaAATGCAGTTGAAGAACAGAGAGTCAGAAGAAAGTCCAAGTCTGCACATGAAAAGTCTGAGAAAGATGAATTTggtaaaaagttgaaaaagcgACCAAGAATCCATGTTGAG GTTGAACATGAGGGTGGTGAAAGGCAGAAGGTAACCTTCTGA
- the LOC105764908 gene encoding C2 and GRAM domain-containing protein At5g50170: MRLYVYVLQAKDLAIHDTYVKLQLGRFKSKTKTSSNTSNPVWNEEFVFRVHDVGDQLLVSLFHQHDSAFFNASKDLVGRVAVPLYLVSDQQNQTLPPTWFSLHKPNTGKFINHESGKILLTLSLHGKGHDNSTNHLLYSQSDIYHEDCNQFESTCKLSQDIFNAKAPCLKITKGIVKTIAGQLEKVFNKNKENSRTDDSPSDLSSTGSDHEEGHSCDCSFEEAVESMQLEHNEHDVPENLEGGIVLDQMYALSPNDLNKLLFAPDSQFRKDLAQLQGATDVQEGPWTWKSGEVLCLTRVITYTKSATKLVKAVKATEEQTYIKANGQEFAILVSVSTPEVPYGSTFNIELLYKIMPGPELQTGEESCHLIVSWRVNFHQSTMMRSMIEGGVKQGLKESFDQFSNLLAQNLKTLDLMELSDKDHMLSALQSEHQSDWELAIGYFWNFTVVLTIFMVLFFMVHVLLCDSSQVQGLEIDGLDLPDSFGELITSGILVLLLQRVYNMVSHFIQARLQRGSDHGVKAQGDGWVLTVALIEGANLASLDSTNDLDPYVVFTCNGKTRTSSVKLQTHDPQWNEILEFDAMEEPPSVLDVEVFDFDGPFDQAASLGHTEINFLKHTSAELSNLWISLEGKPAQTSQSKLHLRVFLDNNKGVETIKEYLTKMEKEVGKKLNLRSPHKNSTFQKLFGLPPEEFLISDFTCYLRRKLPVQGRLFLSARIVGFYANLFGHKTKFFFLWEDIEDIQVLPPSLASVVSPTLVIVLRKGRGLDARHGAKSQDEEGRLRFYFQSFASFNETSRTIMALWRTRTSTTDQKEEIAELVQHEQEEIPIVTEEITGSVVDVENTKMSKIYTAELPICITSVMETFDGGEMEHKIMEKSGCLNYAATSWEQVKCKSGVYERRVRYKFNRHVSIFGGEVTSTQQKYRIANGDVGWIVNEVMLLHDVPFSDHFRVQLRYHIEKSSLARNACKCDAYIGIKWLKVKSINFQLRITRNITDKFIHRVKERFEFLEREILFGTWNSTR, encoded by the exons ATGAGGCTTTACGTTTACGTGTTGCAAGCCAAGGACTTGGCTATTCACGACACTTACGTCAAACTACAACTTGGCAGGTTCAAATCCAAGACTAAGACTTCCTCCAATACTTCGAACCCCGTCTGGAACGAGGAATTCGTTTTTAGAGTGCACGATGTCGGTGATCAACTTCTTGTTTCCCTCTTTCACCAACACGATTCTGCTTTCTTCAATGCTTCCAAGGACTTGGTTGGACGAGTTGCTGTTCCCCTGTACTTGGTCTCTGATCAACAGAATCAAACCTTGCCTCCCACTTGGTTTTCTCTTCACAAGCCCAATACTGGGAAGTTTATTAATCACGAGTCTG GAAAAATTCTTCTAACCCTTTCTTTGCATGGAAAAGGGCATGATAATTCAACCAACCATCTTCTTTATTCACAATCTGACATTTACCACGAGGACTGCAACCAATTTGAAAGCACCTGCAAACTATCTCAAGACATATTTAATGCCAAAGCTCCATGTCTAAAAATCACCAAAGGGATAGTGAAGACTATTGCAGGGCAGCTTGAAAAGGTTTTCAATAAGAACAAAGAAAACTCGAGAACCGATGATTCCCCATCGGACTTATCCTCTACTGGATCTGATCATGAGGAGGGACACTCCTGTGACTGCAGCTTTGAAGAAGCAGTTGAATCGATGCAGTTAGAGCACAACGAGCACGATGTTCCCGAAAACCTTGAGGGAGGAATCGTTCTCGATCAGATGTACGCATTATCCCCAAATGATCTAAATAAGCTTCTGTTCGCACCTGATTCACAGTTTAGGAAAGATCTGGCACAACTACAGGGAGCAACAGATGTTCAGGAGGGGCCTTGGACGTGGAAATCCGGGGAAGTTTTGTGCTTAACACGAGTTATTACTTACACGAAGTCCGCGACGAAGTTAGTAAAGGCTGTTAAAGCAACAGAAGAGCAAACCTATATCAAAGCCAATGGTCAGGAATTTGCCATCCTGGTATCCGTAAGTACTCCTGAAGTTCCTTATGGAAGTACATTTAATATCGAATTACTTTACAAGATAATGCCTGGACCGGAGCTACAAACAGGAGAAGAATCTTGTCATCTCATAGTATCATGGAGAGTTAATTTCCATCAGAGCACGATGATGAGGAGCATGATCGAAGGGGGAGTTAAGCAGGGATTGAAGGAGAGTTTTGACCAGTTTTCTAACTTACTAGCTCAGAATTTGAAGACACTGGATCTCATGGAATTATCAGACAAGGATCATATGCTGTCAGCTTTGCAATCAGAACACCAGTCCGATTGGGAATTGGCAATTGGGTACTTCTGGAATTTCACTGTcgttttaaccattttcatgGTTTTGTTTTTCATGGTGCATGTTCTACTCTGTGATTCTTCCCAAGTCCAAGGCCTGGAAATTGATGGACTTGATTTGCCTGATAGTTTTGGAGAGCTTATCACAAGCGGAATCTTAGTTTTACTTTTGCAGCGTGTTTACAACATGGTTTCTCACTTCATCCAGGCTAGATTGCAAAGAG GAAGCGATCATGGAGTCAAAGCTCAAGGTGATGGATGGGTTCTCACCGTAGCTTTGATCGAGGGTGCTAACTTGGCATCCCTGGATTCAACAAATGATTTAGACCCTTACGTGGTTTTTACCTGCAATGGCAAGACAAGAACAAGTTCTGTCAAGCTTCAAACTCATGATCCTCAATGGAATG AAATACTTGAGTTTGACGCCATGGAAGAACCTCCATCGGTGTTGGATGTCGAAGTTTTCGATTTCGATGGGCCTTTCGACCAGGCTGCCTCACTCGGGCATACTGAGATCAATTTTCTGAAACATACATCCGCGGAACTAAGTAATTTGTGGATCTCCCTTGAAGGAAAGCCTGCTCAGACTTCTCAGTCAAAGTTGCACTTGAGAGTATTTTTGGACAATAACAAAGGAGTTGAAACTATTAAGGAATATTTAACAAAGATGGAAAAGGAAGTAGGCAAAAAG TTGAATCTTCGTTCACCTCACAAGAACTCAACGTTTCAAAAACTGTTTGGATTGCCACCTGAAGAATTTCTTATAAGTGACTTCACATGTTACCTCAGGAGAAAACTGCCTGTGCAG GGGCGCCTCTTTCTATCAGCCAGAATTGTGGGGTTTTATGCCAATTTGTTTGGACACAAGACCAAGTTTTTCTTCCTTTGGGAAGATATAGAAGACATCCAAGTGCTTCCTCCATCACTGGCTTCAGTGGTTAGCCCTACTCTAGTCATAGTTCTTCGAAAGGGACGAGGTCTTGATGCAAGGCACGGCGCAAAGTCCCAAGATGAAGAAGGAAGActaagattttattttcaatcttttgCGTCATTCAATGAGACCAGCAG GACGATAATGGCGTTGTGGAGAACAAGAACTTCAACAACTGATCAAAAAGAAGAGATTGCGGAATTGGTGCAGCATGAACAAGAGGAAATACCCATCGTAACCGAAGAGATCACCGGATCCGTTGTGGATGTAGAAAATACAAAGATGTCAAAGATTTACACTGCTGAACTTCCCATCTGT ATAACATCAGTGATGGAAACGTTTGACGGAGGAGAAATGGAGCACAAAATTATGGAGAAATCTGGTTGTCTGAATTATGCAGCGACCAGTTGGGAACAGGTAAAGTGTAAGAGTGGTGTTTATGAAAGACGAGTCCGTTACAAGTTCAATCGCCATGTTTCAATCTTTGGAGGGGAAGTCACCAGCACACAACAAAAATATCGGATAGCAAACGGTGATGTGGGGTGGATTGTGAATGAGGTGATGCTGCTGCACGATGTTCCATTTAGTGATCACTTCCGT GTGCAACTTAGGTATCATATTGAGAAGTCGAGTCTCGCTCGTAATGCATGCAAGTGTGATGCATACATCGGAATCAAGTGGCTTAAAGTTAAAAGCATCAATTTTCAGCTCAGAATAACGCGAAACATAACTGATAAATTTATTCATCGAGTGAAAGAGAGATTTGAATTTCTCGAAAGAGAAATTCTGTTTGGAACTTGGAATTCAACAAGATAG
- the LOC105764909 gene encoding uncharacterized protein LOC105764909, with protein MLQFPAFMTQFPSTMRTIPSSLLLPSQWPQPHNEELLLAMEESNLEDKLNEIRDTNRNLVVIGKTTADNDKEDDNDADDDDADNAEESEGEEFEQETG; from the exons ATGCTACAGTTCCCGGCGTTCATGACGCAGTTCCCGTCGACGATGAGGACTATTCCGTCGTCACTTTTGCTTCCTTCTCAATGGCCCCAACCCCACAACGAAGAGCTCCTCCTCGCCATGGAAGAATCTAATCTCGAAGACAAG TTGAACGAAATCAGGGATACTAACAGAAATTTGGTTGTGATTGGGAAGACAACTGCTGATAATGATAAAGAAGACGATAATGATgcggatgatgatgatgctgacaATGCAGAAGAATCTGAGGGTGAGGAGTTTGAGCAAGAAACTGGTTGA
- the LOC105764910 gene encoding L-type lectin-domain containing receptor kinase S.1 — protein MKLLQCPHSQPLRRPLLLLLLLLIIILVSPTSALDFLFNSFTTAVNATNLTLINDARIDTSTIRLTNDSNPLSYGRAFYPTTLRMIPTSNSSTLSSFSTAFVFSVLPQISTSPGFGLCFVLSNSTSPPGALASQYFGIFTNATSPTVAPLLAVEFDTGRNPEFNDPDDNHIGIDLNSIISAQTATAQYFNSSNGSFVPLNMRTGQNVHAWIDFDGSNFEINVTVAPVGVSKPSRPTLNYKDPVIANYVASEMFVGFSASKTQWVEAQRILAWSFSDTGVLREINTTGLPEFFIESSSSSLSSGAIAGIVIGCVAFVIICGSGCYFVWRKKFREESEEEIEDWELEYWPHRFSYDELKQATNGFSNENLLGAGGFGRVFKATLPNTTEVAVKSVNHDSKQGLREFMAEIESMGRLQHKNLVQMRGWCRKGNELMLVYDYMPNGSLNRWIFDEPEKLLGWKQRLLVLADVAEGLNYLHHGWDQVVVHRDIKSSNILLDSEMRGRLGDFGLAKLYEHGQVPNTTRVVGTLGYLAPELATVAVPTASSDVYSFGVVVLEVVCGRRPLEMALEKEEEQVLIDWVRWLYGEGRLREAADARVREEYEGEEVEMMLKLGLACCHPDPSRRPMMKEVVAVLVGEEVGAAPADLLNELARGGGSGSGSGREDL, from the coding sequence ATGAAGCTGCTCCAATGTCCCCACTCCCAGCCTCTCCGTCGTCCACTGCTCCTCCTTCTCCTCCTCCTCATCATCATATTAGTCTCCCCCACTTCTGCTCTCGACTTCCTCTTCAATTCCTTCACTACCGCCGTCAACGCCACCAATCTCACCCTCATTAACGACGCCCGAATCGACACCTCCACCATCCGCCTCACCAACGACTCCAACCCCCTCTCTTATGGCCGCGCCTTTTACCCCACCACCCTTCGCATGATCCCAACTTCTAATTCCTCAACCCTCTCTTCCTTCTCAACGGCCTTCGTTTTCTCAGTCCTACCGCAAATCTCCACCAGCCCCGGTTTTGGCCTCTGCTTCGTCCTTTCCAACTCCACTTCCCCTCCAGGCGCTCTCGCCAGCCAATACTTTGGCATCTTCACCAACGCCACCTCTCCTACCGTGGCTCCCCTTCTAGCAGTTGAGTTCGACACCGGTCGAAACCCGGAATTCAATGACCCTGACGACAATCATATCGGGATCGATTTAAACAGTATTATATCTGCTCAAACAGCTACAGCTCAGTATTTTAATTCTTCCAATGGAAGTTTCGTTCCCCTTAACATGCGAACTGGCCAAAATGTTCATGCTTGGATTGATTTCGATGGTTCAAATTTCGAGATCAACGTCACGGTTGCTCCCGTCGGCGTTTCCAAACCCTCTAGGCCAACGCTTAATTATAAAGATCCGGTTATTGCTAACTATGTCGCTAGTGAAATGTTTGTTGGGTTCTCAGCGTCCAAGACTCAGTGGGTTGAGGCACAGAGGATTTTAGCTTGGAGCTTCAGCGATACGGGTGTTCTTAGAGAGATTAACACAACTGGTTTGCCTGAGTTTTTCATAgaatcatcatcatcttctttgtCATCTGGGGCTATTGCTGGAATCGTAATCGGCTGTGTTGCTTTTGTAATTATCTGCGGATCTGGGTGCTATTTTGTTTGGAGGAAAAAGTTCAGGGAAGAAAGTGAAGAAGAGATTGAAGATTGGGAACTCGAGTATTGGCCTCATAGATTTTCTTACGATGAGCTTAAACAAGCCACCAATGGATTTTCCAACGAAAATCTTCTAGGCGCTGGTGGGTTTGGTCGTGTTTTTAAGGCGACGCTTCCAAATACGACGGAGGTCGCGGTTAAGAGCGTGAACCATGATTCCAAGCAAGGATTAAGAGAGTTCATGGCTGAGATCGAAAGTATGGGAAGGCTCCAACATAAGAATCTTGTTCAAATGCGAGGTTGGTGTCGAAAAGGAAATGAACTCATGCTTGTTTATGATTACATGCCTAACGGAAGCCTTAACCGGTGGATTTTCGACGAACCGGAGAAACTCCTCGGTTGGAAACAGCGGCTTTTGGTTTTGGCCGACGTGGCCGAGGGTTTGAATTACCTGCACCATGGCTGGGACCAAGTTGTTGTTCATAGAGATATCAAATCAAGCAACATTTTGTTGGATTCTGAAATGAGAGGAAGGCTTGGAGATTTTGGATTGGCTAAATTGTACGAACACGGACAAGTTCCCAATACAACGAGGGTGGTGGGAACTTTGGGTTACTTGGCACCTGAATTGGCCACGGTCGCGGTTCCTACGGCGTCTAGCGATGTTTACAGCTTTGGGGTAGTGGTTTTGGAAGTGGTGTGTGGGCGACGACCGCTGGAGATGGCATTGGAGAAGGAAGAAGAGCAAGTGTTGATTGATTGGGTGAGATGGCTGTATGGAGAAGGGAGGCTGAGAGAGGCGGCGGACGCGAGGGTTCGAGAGGAATACGAGGGTGAGGAAGTGGAGATGATGTTGAAGCTTGGGTTGGCTTGTTGTCACCCTGATCCTTCGAGGAGACCCATGATGAAGGAGGTGGTGGCGGTTTTGGTTGGGGAGGAAGTGGGTGCTGCTCCGGCTGATTTGTTGAATGAATTAGCTCGTGGTGGTGGTAGTGGCAGCGGCAGTGGCCGAGAAGATCTTTGA